The following proteins come from a genomic window of Galactobacillus timonensis:
- a CDS encoding single-stranded-DNA-specific exonuclease RecJ, which translates to MKWNIISSDVDAVCRHYRVGRLSGALLGACGASDEQIQQLLSDDISLSTSQADCIAAACRRIREAGANHEKVMIAGDYDCDGVCATAIMKDTLDRLGIVNGYYIPDRFKEGYGLAPKTVELAVQKGYSLLVTVDNGVKAHAALIRAKELGLETIVTDHHQIEEEVETGLLVHPTLMEEDYRYLSGAGVALEISRNLLGTVELHTALASLAAVGDVMPLWRQTRHIVKAGFAAVNSGFAPSILPLLQGREMDYESAGFQAVPRLNSVGRMNDLSNVNTLVPYLLCKDPGKISRYASQLETINSRRKQLSEMMNSKAETMLDDSPFYVLYDESFAEGICGLVAGRIANGHHRPTLVLAGHEDLIKGSGRSVPGFNLFDFFASGFDELTAFGGHEQAVGLAFARADLAAFRAKVEAKMAESGYEYQEAEETAAAVDADDLTLDEVRDLKRLDPWPKEFGRGMVAIEHPRILRIVEGPKVTKVMIGSDAGPIEGVFFGYQKLKVPENIRAVIGRPGIHTWRGASSVQLQIADFVE; encoded by the coding sequence ATGAAGTGGAACATCATTTCAAGTGACGTGGATGCGGTATGCCGTCACTATCGTGTCGGAAGACTTTCCGGGGCTTTGCTTGGTGCCTGTGGTGCCAGCGATGAGCAGATACAGCAGCTGCTGAGCGATGATATCAGCCTGTCCACGAGTCAGGCGGACTGCATTGCGGCCGCATGCCGGCGGATCAGAGAAGCTGGCGCAAACCATGAGAAGGTCATGATTGCGGGCGACTATGATTGCGATGGTGTATGTGCGACGGCAATCATGAAGGATACGCTGGACCGGCTTGGAATTGTCAATGGCTACTACATTCCGGACCGCTTCAAGGAAGGCTACGGTCTTGCGCCAAAGACGGTCGAGCTTGCAGTGCAGAAGGGCTATTCCTTATTGGTCACCGTTGATAACGGCGTGAAGGCGCATGCGGCTTTGATCCGCGCAAAGGAGCTTGGTCTGGAAACGATCGTGACGGATCATCATCAGATCGAAGAAGAGGTGGAAACCGGTCTTCTTGTTCATCCGACTCTGATGGAAGAGGACTACAGGTATCTTTCCGGTGCCGGCGTGGCGCTGGAAATCAGCCGCAATCTTCTTGGTACGGTGGAGCTGCATACGGCGCTGGCGTCTTTGGCAGCGGTGGGTGATGTGATGCCCCTGTGGAGACAGACGCGCCATATCGTCAAGGCGGGTTTTGCGGCCGTCAACAGCGGTTTTGCGCCGTCAATTCTCCCGTTGCTGCAGGGAAGGGAAATGGATTATGAGTCCGCGGGCTTTCAGGCGGTTCCGCGTCTCAACAGCGTGGGGCGGATGAATGATCTTTCCAATGTGAATACACTGGTTCCCTATCTTCTGTGCAAGGATCCGGGGAAAATCAGCCGCTATGCGTCGCAGCTTGAGACGATCAACAGCCGCCGCAAGCAACTGAGTGAGATGATGAACAGCAAGGCTGAAACAATGCTGGATGATTCTCCGTTCTATGTTCTCTATGATGAAAGCTTTGCGGAAGGAATCTGCGGCCTTGTGGCGGGAAGGATTGCCAATGGGCATCATCGTCCGACACTGGTGCTGGCAGGACATGAGGATCTGATCAAGGGGAGCGGACGTTCGGTTCCGGGCTTCAACCTCTTTGATTTCTTCGCGTCCGGTTTTGATGAACTGACGGCCTTCGGCGGGCACGAACAGGCCGTGGGGCTTGCCTTTGCCAGGGCGGATCTGGCGGCTTTTCGTGCCAAGGTGGAAGCCAAAATGGCAGAAAGCGGATATGAGTATCAGGAAGCTGAAGAAACTGCAGCAGCTGTCGATGCGGATGATCTGACGCTGGATGAGGTGCGTGATCTGAAGCGGCTGGACCCCTGGCCGAAGGAGTTCGGGCGCGGGATGGTTGCGATTGAGCATCCGCGGATTCTGCGGATTGTTGAAGGACCGAAGGTAACGAAGGTGATGATCGGCAGTGATGCCGGACCGATTGAAGGTGTCTTCTTCGGCTATCAGAAACTGAAGGTTCCCGAAAACATCCGTGCCGTTATCGGCCGCCCGGGCATACATACCTGGCGCGGTGCGTCAAGTGTTCAGCTTCAGATTGCGGATTTTGTCGAGTAA
- a CDS encoding adenine phosphoribosyltransferase: MDLKDYIASIPDYPTKGILFRDVTPLVDDGEAFKEAVRQLAEYAKSVGADLIAGPESRGFIFGCPTAYELGIGFVPVRKPGKLPRETISASYSLEYGTNELFMHKDAVKPGQRVVIIDDLLATGGTAKATAEMVKKLGGVVAGCAFVIELDGLPGRVTLEQEGYDVKALMHLSDH, translated from the coding sequence ATTGATCTCAAGGATTACATCGCTTCAATTCCGGATTATCCGACGAAGGGCATTCTGTTCCGTGACGTGACTCCGCTGGTTGATGACGGGGAAGCGTTCAAGGAAGCAGTCAGGCAGCTTGCAGAGTATGCGAAGAGTGTTGGCGCTGATCTGATTGCCGGACCGGAATCCCGTGGATTCATCTTCGGATGCCCGACGGCTTATGAACTGGGCATCGGCTTTGTTCCGGTACGCAAGCCGGGCAAGCTGCCGCGTGAAACGATTTCGGCAAGCTATTCGCTGGAATATGGAACCAATGAACTGTTCATGCACAAGGATGCTGTCAAGCCGGGACAGCGGGTTGTAATCATTGATGACCTGCTGGCAACGGGCGGTACAGCAAAGGCGACGGCTGAGATGGTTAAGAAGCTTGGCGGCGTTGTTGCCGGATGTGCATTCGTCATTGAGCTGGATGGTCTGCCCGGCCGCGTTACGCTGGAGCAGGAAGGCTATGATGTCAAGGCGCTGATGCACCTGAGCGATCACTGA
- a CDS encoding RelA/SpoT family protein: MAKEAKNVTDEMVMDQVKTYISNPDSLALIEKACRYAHEHHEGQMRKSGEPYVVHLTNVAYILAGLHCGPSTIAAGYLHDTIEDTGISKEELAAQFSPEIADLVEAVTKVSALQYRGKNDPEYQAANHRKIFIAMARDIRVILIKIADRLHNMRTLQYQPPEAQKRISAETLDVYAPIAHRLGLSAIKNELEDLAFYYLNPTEYYTIAHLVEMKKTERDASVQKMIQEISEMLTEHNIQFRIFGRSKHLYSIYHKMTVRHKRFDEILDLLAIRIITKTELNCYEILGYIHAKYKPIPGRLKDYIAVPKQNMYQSLHTTIIGDEGKIFEVQIRTEEMDEIAERGVAAHWRYKEGSKYDARKEQKEIEDKLSWFRDFAELTGDNVNESASEYMETLQKDVFETNVYVMTPKGRVIDLPNGATPIDFAYRIHTDVGNTAVGAIVNDALVPLNTELHTGDVVQIRTAKGTGPSEDWLKIVKTNQAKNKIRAWFAKKENEKREQMVADGEKILTDELKKRGFDPKDYMQKKKIEDSLTQLQVKTYNDLMYDIATKIIAPVTVVEKLTNQKRPLNDDAA; encoded by the coding sequence ATGGCGAAAGAGGCTAAAAATGTAACGGATGAAATGGTGATGGATCAGGTTAAGACCTACATCAGCAATCCGGATTCGCTTGCACTGATTGAAAAGGCATGCCGTTATGCGCATGAGCATCATGAGGGGCAGATGCGCAAGTCAGGGGAGCCCTATGTCGTTCATCTGACCAATGTCGCCTATATTCTGGCAGGTCTTCATTGCGGCCCGAGTACGATTGCGGCCGGCTATCTGCACGATACCATTGAAGATACCGGCATCAGTAAGGAGGAGCTTGCCGCTCAGTTCAGTCCGGAAATTGCGGATCTTGTCGAAGCCGTGACCAAGGTCAGTGCTCTGCAGTATCGGGGCAAGAACGATCCGGAGTACCAGGCGGCCAACCACCGGAAGATCTTCATCGCCATGGCAAGAGATATCCGCGTCATTCTGATCAAGATTGCGGACCGTCTCCATAACATGCGCACGCTGCAGTATCAGCCTCCCGAGGCGCAGAAGCGCATCTCTGCGGAAACGCTGGATGTCTATGCGCCGATTGCGCACCGGCTTGGTTTAAGTGCGATCAAGAACGAGCTGGAGGATCTTGCGTTCTATTATCTGAACCCGACCGAATACTATACAATCGCGCATCTGGTTGAAATGAAAAAGACGGAGCGCGATGCGAGCGTTCAGAAGATGATTCAGGAAATCTCTGAGATGTTAACGGAACATAATATTCAGTTCCGCATCTTCGGCCGCTCGAAACACCTCTATTCGATCTATCACAAGATGACTGTTCGCCATAAGCGCTTCGACGAGATTCTGGACCTGCTTGCGATCCGCATCATCACCAAGACGGAGCTCAACTGCTATGAGATCCTTGGCTATATTCATGCAAAGTACAAGCCGATTCCGGGCCGTCTGAAGGATTATATTGCCGTTCCGAAGCAGAACATGTACCAGTCGCTGCATACAACGATCATCGGCGATGAGGGCAAGATCTTTGAAGTACAGATCCGTACGGAAGAGATGGATGAGATCGCTGAACGCGGTGTTGCGGCGCACTGGCGCTACAAGGAAGGCTCGAAGTACGATGCCCGCAAGGAACAGAAGGAAATTGAGGACAAGCTTTCCTGGTTCCGTGATTTTGCTGAACTGACGGGTGACAATGTCAATGAATCCGCGTCCGAATACATGGAGACGCTGCAGAAGGATGTCTTTGAAACCAATGTCTATGTCATGACTCCCAAGGGAAGGGTCATCGATCTTCCTAACGGCGCGACGCCGATTGATTTTGCCTACCGCATTCATACCGATGTCGGCAATACAGCGGTCGGCGCCATTGTCAACGATGCACTGGTGCCGCTGAATACCGAGCTGCATACGGGCGACGTTGTTCAGATTAGAACAGCCAAGGGTACCGGGCCGAGTGAAGACTGGCTTAAGATCGTCAAGACCAACCAGGCCAAGAACAAGATCCGGGCCTGGTTTGCAAAGAAGGAAAACGAGAAGCGGGAACAGATGGTCGCCGACGGCGAGAAGATTCTCACCGATGAGCTGAAGAAGCGCGGCTTCGATCCGAAGGATTACATGCAGAAAAAGAAGATCGAAGACAGTCTGACCCAGCTGCAGGTGAAGACCTACAACGATCTGATGTATGACATTGCGACCAAGATCATCGCCCCGGTTACCGTCGTTGAAAAACTGACCAATCAGAAGCGGCCGCTGAATGATGATGCGGCCTGA
- a CDS encoding ACT domain-containing protein gives MNEPAAPKQHIMTRTGIVVPGIESMKITLAQCCLPVYGDPIVGFVTKGEGVRVHRADCPNVKGQDARLINVEWEEEDANRLYDSTLRILAHDRSFLLTDIVTSVSQSRAPMVNVRANVNQEKLLSTVRLTIQVHDLAQLTQAIANIRKVEGVISVEREAH, from the coding sequence ATGAATGAGCCGGCGGCACCGAAGCAGCACATCATGACCCGTACCGGCATCGTTGTTCCGGGCATCGAGTCGATGAAGATCACGCTTGCCCAGTGCTGTCTGCCGGTATATGGTGATCCGATCGTCGGCTTTGTGACCAAGGGGGAAGGCGTTCGTGTTCATCGGGCAGACTGCCCCAACGTTAAGGGACAGGATGCACGTCTGATCAACGTTGAATGGGAAGAGGAAGATGCCAACCGTCTCTATGATTCGACGCTTCGCATTCTTGCCCATGATCGCAGCTTCCTTCTGACGGATATTGTGACCTCCGTTTCCCAGTCGCGTGCCCCAATGGTCAATGTTCGGGCGAACGTGAACCAGGAGAAGCTGCTTTCCACGGTCCGGCTGACAATTCAGGTTCACGATCTTGCGCAGCTGACCCAGGCGATCGCCAATATCCGCAAGGTGGAGGGTGTCATTAGCGTGGAACGGGAGGCGCATTGA
- the hisS gene encoding histidine--tRNA ligase produces the protein MNYQTPRGTYDILPDEIGPWHTAEQKIREICRLYRYREIRTPYFEATNVFARQNDSSDMVNKEMYSFGDEKEYTLRPEGTAGVIRAFDQHKLYGTMELPARFYYMGPMFRHERPQKGRQRQFTQFGVENIGAKSPALDAETIALGIDIVKSLGIRSVKVCINTLGDDASRSAYRQALKEYFAPHIDELCGDCHRRLEQNPLRILDCKEDAGKQVLLDAPRLGDYLNEESKDYFAQVLAALDALNIPYEIDDRLVRGLDYYTHTVFEVKSTREDAGAQSTIFAGGRYDHLVEYFGGPQLSGMGFAIGMERLLMLAKDEGYPFPGDPAADVYVMSLGNVQKEALHCAELLRSQGLIVEANLLPRSMKAQFKSADRSGAGAIVIIGEDEAKAGNAVIKKAGTKDQQTVRIEDLADAVKKMKEEAL, from the coding sequence ATGAACTATCAGACCCCGCGGGGCACGTACGACATTCTTCCCGACGAGATCGGGCCCTGGCACACAGCTGAGCAGAAGATCCGTGAAATCTGCCGGCTCTATCGCTACCGGGAGATCCGGACACCGTACTTTGAGGCAACCAATGTCTTTGCCCGTCAGAATGATTCCAGCGACATGGTCAACAAGGAAATGTATTCCTTCGGCGATGAGAAGGAATATACACTGCGCCCGGAAGGAACGGCCGGTGTCATCCGTGCCTTTGATCAGCACAAGCTGTACGGGACGATGGAACTGCCGGCACGGTTCTACTACATGGGACCGATGTTCCGTCACGAGCGTCCGCAGAAGGGCCGCCAGCGGCAGTTTACGCAGTTCGGCGTTGAAAACATCGGCGCCAAGAGTCCGGCTCTGGATGCGGAGACGATTGCCCTTGGCATTGATATTGTCAAGTCTCTCGGTATCCGGTCGGTCAAGGTGTGCATCAATACACTGGGCGATGACGCCTCCAGATCCGCCTATCGTCAGGCACTGAAGGAATACTTTGCGCCGCATATCGATGAGCTGTGCGGAGACTGCCACCGGCGTCTGGAACAGAATCCGCTGCGGATTCTTGACTGCAAGGAAGATGCGGGCAAGCAGGTTCTTCTCGATGCGCCGCGTCTTGGCGACTATCTAAATGAGGAGTCGAAGGATTACTTTGCCCAGGTGCTGGCAGCGCTGGATGCGCTCAACATTCCGTATGAGATCGATGATCGTCTGGTGCGCGGGCTTGACTATTACACGCACACGGTGTTCGAGGTCAAGAGTACCCGGGAGGATGCCGGCGCTCAGTCAACGATCTTTGCCGGCGGCCGCTACGACCATCTGGTGGAGTACTTCGGCGGACCGCAGTTAAGCGGCATGGGCTTTGCGATCGGCATGGAGCGTCTGCTCATGCTCGCTAAGGATGAGGGTTACCCGTTCCCTGGCGATCCGGCTGCAGATGTGTACGTTATGTCCCTTGGCAATGTGCAGAAGGAAGCGCTGCATTGTGCAGAGCTGCTGCGCTCTCAGGGTCTGATCGTAGAAGCAAATCTTCTGCCGCGTTCGATGAAGGCGCAGTTCAAGAGCGCCGATCGCTCTGGTGCCGGGGCAATCGTCATCATCGGTGAGGATGAGGCCAAAGCAGGCAATGCGGTGATCAAGAAGGCAGGCACAAAGGATCAGCAGACCGTCAGGATCGAGGATCTGGCGGATGCTGTGAAGAAGATGAAGGAGGAAGCTTTATGA
- the aspS gene encoding aspartate--tRNA ligase produces MERTAHNGDLRESDAGKKVVIVGWVARRRNLGSLVFMDLRDRSGIVQVVFDETLADAVKDVRNEYILHVWGTVQKRQDANPKMATGAIEVHAEKVEIINRAETTPFVISDDTDANEDIRLKYRYLDLRRPILQKNLMLRHQICMSVRHTLDEEGFVEVETPILARSTPEGARDYLVPSRIYNGRFWALPQSPQIYKQLLMIAGMERYFQIARCFRDEDLRADRQPEFTQIDIEMSFVDEDDVFGVVEHLMHNIFHDVKGVELEDHFIRIPWRECMKRFGSDKPDLRFGNEIQDLTDLFSDSSFTVFKNTANDPRGMIGALKFEHAADKYSRKGLDELQEFVKHGFEAHALAYLKVGSDGTLSGSIAKPLSDEEKAAVSRRLDLHADDLVLVIADKERVTETALGALRVRLGHELNLIPKDAGYKFLWVTEFPMFEWSEEDQRWVAAHHPFTAPKAEDVDKLFSDPEHVSSRAYDLVLNGYELLSGSIRIHDQDLQEKVFEAIGLTMEQAKEKFGFFLEAFKYGAPPHGGVGIGLERLTMVLAGTDNIRDVVAFPTTNSSLSLMDEAPNTVDPKQLQILGIEISKKDKQ; encoded by the coding sequence ATGGAAAGAACAGCGCACAATGGGGATCTGCGCGAAAGCGATGCCGGAAAGAAGGTAGTCATTGTCGGCTGGGTTGCCCGCCGGCGCAATCTCGGTTCTCTGGTATTCATGGATCTGCGCGATCGTTCGGGCATCGTGCAGGTTGTCTTTGACGAGACACTGGCGGATGCCGTCAAGGATGTGCGCAACGAATATATTCTGCATGTCTGGGGCACGGTGCAGAAGCGTCAGGATGCCAACCCGAAGATGGCAACCGGTGCCATCGAAGTTCATGCGGAGAAGGTTGAAATCATCAACCGTGCAGAGACAACACCGTTTGTCATCAGCGATGATACGGATGCCAATGAGGATATCCGTCTGAAGTACCGGTATCTCGATCTGCGCCGTCCTATCCTGCAGAAGAATCTGATGTTGCGGCATCAGATCTGCATGAGCGTACGTCATACGCTGGATGAAGAGGGCTTTGTCGAGGTGGAGACACCGATTCTTGCCCGTTCGACACCGGAGGGTGCGCGTGACTATCTGGTTCCTTCGCGGATTTACAACGGTCGTTTCTGGGCTCTTCCGCAGTCGCCGCAGATCTACAAGCAGCTGCTTATGATTGCCGGCATGGAACGGTATTTCCAGATTGCGCGGTGCTTCCGTGATGAGGATCTGCGTGCAGACCGTCAGCCGGAGTTTACGCAGATCGACATTGAGATGAGCTTCGTCGATGAGGATGATGTGTTCGGTGTGGTTGAGCATCTGATGCACAACATCTTCCATGATGTGAAGGGTGTTGAGCTGGAGGATCATTTCATCCGGATCCCGTGGCGTGAGTGCATGAAGCGCTTCGGTTCCGATAAGCCGGATCTTCGCTTCGGCAATGAGATCCAGGATCTGACGGATCTGTTCAGCGATTCTTCGTTCACGGTGTTCAAAAACACGGCGAATGATCCCCGCGGCATGATCGGCGCATTGAAGTTTGAGCATGCGGCGGATAAGTACAGCCGCAAGGGACTGGATGAGCTGCAGGAATTCGTGAAGCATGGCTTTGAGGCCCATGCGCTTGCCTATCTGAAGGTCGGTTCGGATGGTACGCTGTCCGGCTCGATCGCCAAGCCGCTGAGCGATGAAGAGAAGGCTGCGGTTTCCAGACGTCTTGACCTGCACGCAGATGATCTGGTGCTTGTCATTGCGGACAAAGAGCGGGTAACAGAGACGGCGCTTGGTGCGCTGCGTGTGCGTCTGGGCCATGAGCTGAATCTGATCCCGAAGGATGCGGGCTACAAGTTCCTGTGGGTGACGGAATTCCCGATGTTTGAGTGGAGTGAAGAGGATCAGCGCTGGGTTGCGGCGCATCATCCGTTCACGGCACCGAAGGCGGAGGATGTGGACAAGCTGTTCTCGGATCCGGAACATGTTTCGTCGCGGGCATATGATCTGGTGCTGAACGGCTATGAGCTGCTGTCGGGTTCGATCCGTATTCACGATCAGGATCTGCAGGAGAAGGTGTTTGAGGCCATTGGTCTGACGATGGAGCAGGCGAAGGAGAAGTTCGGCTTCTTCCTGGAGGCCTTCAAGTACGGTGCTCCGCCTCATGGAGGCGTCGGCATCGGTCTGGAGCGTCTGACCATGGTACTGGCCGGTACGGACAATATCCGTGATGTGGTTGCCTTCCCGACGACGAATTCGTCGCTGTCACTGATGGATGAGGCTCCCAATACGGTTGATCCCAAGCAGCTGCAGATTCTCGGCATCGAGATTTCCAAGAAGGACAAGCAGTAA
- a CDS encoding YneF family protein: MSAFWSSLGWFVLGGAVGALLGFIFTRRKFEKELKENPPVNEKMIRAMFMSMGRKPSEAQIKQVMRSMNNAK; this comes from the coding sequence ATGTCGGCATTCTGGTCATCATTGGGATGGTTTGTTCTGGGAGGCGCGGTCGGTGCACTTCTGGGATTTATTTTTACAAGGAGAAAGTTCGAAAAGGAACTGAAGGAAAATCCGCCGGTCAACGAGAAGATGATCCGGGCAATGTTCATGAGCATGGGACGCAAACCTTCCGAGGCACAGATCAAACAGGTGATGCGGTCCATGAACAATGCAAAGTGA